DNA sequence from the Oncorhynchus keta strain PuntledgeMale-10-30-2019 chromosome 1, Oket_V2, whole genome shotgun sequence genome:
ATTAAATATCTTTATTACATTTGTAGATACAATATTCACACAACAATAATGAAGAACATCCTAAAACCAACAAGAGCAACATTAAAAATTATTGAATACAAATAAAGAGGAAAGTCAAATTGCTAACTGTGATGGGAAGTTGGCTCTCCTCCCATCAACACAACGAGTTAAAACCAGATCTAAATATCCTTTTGTAACAAGGGCAATTTTCAGTAAACAAATGTAAAACCAATATAATAGAAATCATGATTTGTGTTCTTGAATTACGACAGACCTCCATAAAATGTTCAAATCACTGCAGTTTCCCCATCAAGAGCTTCCCAAAATGTGCCAACAATGACATTGAAAAGCATTTGTAAAAGAACAGTAAAACAGAAGATTTCCTAAAACCTCTCAGAAGACTGCATCAAACCAAACTGAGCCTCTAAAAAGACCCACCGTGGACAGACAAGGTGTCAGTGGGATTCCCAGTCCTGAGAGGTACAGTAGTATTGGCTGTGGTTGAGGCGTGGGACTGTGTGGTCCAACGGTGGTCCTGATGAGTTGTAGTTAGCAAACTGACCAAGTTCACTGGTAGTGATGGAGCAGGTTCCCTTCTAGGTCCCAAAAagacccttctcctcccccctgtACCTTAGGACCTCCGGTGGTCCTCAGTCTCTGACAGCTTTGAGTGCGTAGAGCACGTCATCCTGGCTGACGTTGAGTCTGACCCGCTGTAGCATGTCTAGACGGCTGGCCTCCAGCAGCAGCAGACGACACGCACCCAGACGCTGACACACGGCCAGACCATCGGACACACTGATGGGCTGCAGGCCCTCCACACGACTCAGAGCCCGGTGCTGCACAAACACCTGGGAGGAGGGGACAGTGGACTTTAGATAAGGGAACTCAACAACACAGGTAAAAGAGGGATAGATGTGTTGAGCGAGAGTTGTAGTAAGTCAATGTTGTCCTCATTAGGGACTATACCTGTTGGAAGGTGGCCTCCTCCAGTCCCAGTCGCCTGAACTCAGCAATGACCGCCCTCAGGAAGAGCTGTTCCTGTAACGATGCACACCTAACACAGAGATTTCACATAGATTGACAGCTCGCTGGGCCAATGGGGACAGACTGATAGGTCTGTGGAGCAATGGGGTGTCTCTTACCTAATGGCCGTGATGTAGGAGGAGGAGAACATCTCATCCAGCGCCTCCATCACATGACTCATTCTCACCAATCCCGCGGAGGACGGGTGCGAGGCGGAGTGTTCGCAAATCTCAGTGGCGCGGCGACAGATGTCCAGACAGCGCCGGGCGTCTCCTGACAACGCTGCCACCTAGAGGACAAAATGGGGACAGTGCTCAGACACCACTGTCAAAAAGGTCGTCACAGAATACTTCACAGTATCATTCCAATAGTTGACATTAACCGGCAGGAAAACAGCAGGACTGTGGAAGAGCCCTGGGCTGAATAATACAGGGACAATATGGGATACCTTTCTGGAGACCAGCTGCAAAGCGTCCTCTTCGAAGGCCTTGACCTTGTTCAGTCTGGACGTGATGATCTGCTGCAGCTGCTTGAAGCTGTACGGCTGGAACGACATCCTGGTCAGACCCTGGACATAGAGAGAGACGCACAGGAAGTTACAGTTAAAACACTGGTTTGATCTGCACTTCCAAGAGGCAAACACGCTGAAAGAATTTCACAGCAGCCTGGCCCAACAATCTAACAGCGCCCTTGGGTGGAGTGGACTTAAATAGAACACTAatgcagtggttctcaaaccgCTCGTCTGGGAACCCCAGCAGGCCGTTCCATAcacgggttggttgtttagcaacacgAACGCAACTACGGGGCAAAACAGActgggttggcttagattgttgacaacatgtaaactaaaTTTGTCTCAATCTTTAttgaaaaacacatttacataacAAGACATGGTATGAAGAACAAGTTGAAACTCACCACCTATGATTCCCACATGACAGCTTCTTGTCATTGCTGCTAGCTATCCGACTGTTCAGAATCATAACATCGATGTACGTACATCATTTTCCTAAtgttgtcagctaacccgtctatGCTTTTGATCCATTCCAGAGCTAACAAACCAGATTCAACCggtcatcaagcccttgactaggaGAATCAGGTGAGCTAGTTCAAGGCAACAACTAAATTGTGAAACGTCTGGGTCCAAGGAGATGTTTGACAGCCAGTGCACTGAAGTATCTCCACGGTCCTTACCAGTCTGCTGGCCACCCTGTTGATCATGATCCGCTCAGGAAGGTCCATGGTGTTGGCGATGGTCAGCACCACCAGGCGGGCGTGGCGCCTTGTCGGCCAATCAAACAGGTTGTACATGACATTCTGCTTCCTGGTCCACAGAAGGTCCAGCTGGGGGGGGTGAAACACAGGGTCAGTCATAGAAACAGAATGACTAGACCGGGCATCTCCATTCAAGTCAATAAATATGTAGAATAGAGCGATTGAGTATATTACATACACAATTCTGTCTTCACATCCATTACCAGCATTTCCCAGTTGGCATCAATGGTTATGTATTCTCCTATCCTTGGAATCAAGAGAGTGGATAAACAGGCCGTACCTCGTCCACCAGTAGCACGGTGGTCTCCTTCTTGGGGGCAGGGTTACTGAACCTCTTCTCCAATAGGGCTGCGGCGTGGTCAGCGGTCACCTTCTGGTCCGTCAGTTTCTGGAGGAGAACACAGTCAGGAGTTACACGGATACTGGGAGAGTGTacgcgtgtgtgcgcgcgtgtttgtgtatatacacacacacctgtagaaTCTGGACGTAGGCTTGGTGAGGGTCGGTCATTTTCATGCCGTTGATCTCGATGAATCGGAACGTGGGGATTTCATCCATATCAGAGGCGTGCTGTAGACACCGGATAACCTCGTGGATGGTGGCGGTTTTCCCAGTTCCCGGAACACCAGAGATGTACATACACCTAGACAGACAGCTGCAGTAAGCCTTTTTCCATAATGCTATACCAGCAAGGTAAGGAGTGTCCACACTACTTGCATCAACATAAGAACATCATAACCATCATTCCTGCGAGCTGCCGTGACAGTGTTGATATTGTGGTTTATGTAAACTCTACTGTTACTGACTATCATATAGAACAGCTAATCCAGGGTCATGTTCAGAAGGGATGAAACTAGAGAAAAACTGAGGAAGCACTACTGAACTTGTCCAATGAGAAGCCAACACTCATTGTAGTGTCATTTCACAGTACTTTCTCCCCTTGGTTCCAACTGAACATAACCCAGAGTTTCCCTGCCATTATCTGACAACATTTCATGACTAAGACCAATTATTTTCTTTCAAAATAGCTTCAgaagtttttttggggggtaaaaTATGGCAGTTCTCAAGTTCCTGAAAATTCTGGTTTTAGTGAGACAGGGTTCACACAGAAACAACATTTCCTGAAACGTAGTGAGGTGTCTATCAATCTTACCCTCCGGTCCCATCCATAACCTTGCTCTCCACAAAATTATAGATATCCTGGAactcctgctccctacagggaagAGACTCTGGTACTGACGACACGTGCAGCCTGAAGACAGGAACATATGTCAATAAAACAACAAAGATCAcatctaaataaataaaataactcctgctccctacagggaagAGACAGCTGCAGTCCATCATGATGAGTTCAgttttttttgtggcccccacccccatcaaagttgcccatccctgacttCAACATAGAAGTAAATCATTGGCTGAAATCTACCGTCTGGATACGATGCCAGTTTGTTCTCACCTAGCCCTGGCCTCCTCCAGGATGTTCCCAGGCTGCCTGGCTGGAACAGTCCGGCTGGGAATATTGGGTGTGGCATGACGGGGGGTACTTGGAGTGACCTGGATGAGAAAACATGGAAAACACACAGAATTCCTCAATTCCTTCCTCAGCTCAGGACAGCATGGGGGAGAGAATATTAGACAGGCACCACAGGAGCCTACCACAGCCATACATACCTTCTTGCTGGGCGTTTTGTGTGGGGTCCTGACGGAGGTCTTGCAATTTCTTCCTCTGGTCTTCTTCACCATGGTCTCTTCCTCACTATCGGTCTTCTCTTCATCGCTGCTGCTCTGTAGGTCCTTATTGGAGGGAACGAAACAGTCATCATCGCCATCTGAGATCAGCTCTTGGGTATTGTCCAACAGATTCCTATAAAAACAAATTACACAGGCACCACAGGAGCCTACCACAGCCATACATACCTTCTTGCTGGGCGTTTTGTGTGGGGTCCTGACGGAGGTCTTGCAATTTCTTCCTCTGGTCTTCTTTATTATGGTCTCTTCCTCACTATCGGTCTTCTCTTCATCGCTGCTGCTCTGTAGGTCCTTATTGGAGGGAACGAAACAGTCATCATCGCCATCTGAGATCAGCTCTTGGGTATTGTCCAACAGATTCCTATAAAAACAAATTACACAGGCACCACAGGAGCCTACCACAGCCATACATACCTTCTTGCTGGGCGTTTTGCGGGGTCCTGACGGAGGTCTTGCAATTTCTTCCTCTGGTCTTCTTTATTATGGTTTCTTCCTCACTATCGGTCTTCTCTTCATCGCTGCTGCTCTGTAGGTCCTTATTGGAGGGAACGAAACAGTCATCATCGCCATCGGAGATCAGCTCTTGGGTATTGTCCAACAGATTCCTATAAAAACAAATTACACAGGCACCACAGGAGCCTACCACAGCCATACACACCTTCTTGCTGGGCGTTTTGCGTGGGGTCCTGACGGAGGTCTTGCAATTTCTTCCTCTGGTCTTCTTTATTATGGTCTCTTCCTCACTATCGGTCTTCTCTTCATCGCTGCTGCTCTGTAGGTCCTTATTGGAGGGAACGAAACAGTCATCATCGCCATCTGAGATCAGCTCTTGGGTATTGTCCAACAGATTCCTATAAAAACAAATTACACAGGCACCACAGGAGCCTACCACAGCCATACATACCTTCTTGCTGGGCGTTTTGTGTGGGGTCCTGACGGAGGTCTTGCAATTTCTTCCTCTGGTCTTCTTCACCATGGTCTCTTCCTCACTATCGGTCTTCTCTTCATCGCTGCTGCTCTGTAGGTCCTTATTGGAGGGAACGAAACAGTCATCATCGCCATCGGAGATCAGCTCTTGGGTATTGTCCAACAGATTCCTATAAAAACAAATTACACAGGCACCACAGGAGCCTACCACAGCCATACACACCTTCTTGCTGGGCGTTTTGTGTGGGGTCCTGACGGAGGTCTTGCAATTTCTTCCTCTGGTCTTCTTTATTATGGTCTCTTCCTCACTATCGGTCTTCTCTTCATCGCTGCTGCTCTGTAGGTCCTTATTGGAGGGAACGAAACAGTCATCATCGCCATCTGAGATCAGCTCTTGGGTATTGTCCAACAGATTCCTATAAAAACAAATTACACAGGCACCACAGGAGCCTACCACAGCCATACACACCTTCTTGCTGGGCGTTTTGTGTGGGGTCCTGAAGGAGGTCTTGCAATTTCTTCCTCTGGTCTTCTTCACCATGCTCTCTTCCTCACTATCGGTCTTCTCTTCATCGCTGCTGCTCTGTAGGTCCTTATTGGAGGGAACGAAACAGTCATCATCGCCATCGGAGATCAGCTCTTGGGTATTGTCCAACAGATTCCTATAAAAACAAATGACACATTTTAGTAAATAATACTTCAAACCGGCATTGCAAAAATACTTTGTAAAAGAGGAagatttatacattttttttattttattattgagATACAAATTGATAACATCGACTGGAGGTATCATTAaaccattaaacccctacaactcatccagaacgccgcagcccgtctggtgttcaaccttcccaagttctctcacgtcaccccgctcctccgctctctccactggcttccaattgaagctcgcatccgctacaagaccatggtgcttgactatggagctgtgaggggaacggcacctcagtacctccaggctctgatcaggccctacacccaaacaagagcactgcgttcatccacctctggcctgctcgcctccctaccactgaggaagtacagttcccgctcagcccagtcaaaactgttcgctgctctggccccccaatggtggaacaaactccctcacgacgccaggacagcggagtcaatcaccaccttccggagacacctgaaaccccacctctttaaggaatacctaggataggataagtaatccttctcaccccccgcccccttttaagatttagatgcactattgtaaagtgactgttccactggatgtcataaggtgaatgcaccaatttgtaagtcgctctggataagagcgtctgctaaatgacttaaatgtaaatgattaacctgttactcctaccccctactttttcgaacattctgttaaaaatcgcgcaacatttcagcaccctgctactcatgccaggaatatagtatatgcatatgattagtatgtgtggatagaaaacactcagacgtttataaaactggttaaatgactataacagaacgtgcgtttcatcgaaaagtgcaggaaaatctgatcactgaaaatgggaaaatatatccatgcgccacttcaaccgattgataaaggtgaaccacattaaatggggccgaggttgcaattacctacagcttccacacgatgtcaacagtcttgtcatttgcctaggctttgtttcttggtcaaacgaagaagagacagcccatttcttcaggtcccCGACAGGATATTTTGgatgagatttacccggacattatttccagacgtacagctatagaatatacatcgcctcgtgatcaatttgatcgcttattaacgtttactaatacctaaagttgcattacaaaagtatttcgaagtgttttgtgaaagtttatcgtcaactttaataataaaaaaaatgttacgttataaaacgctatttttttttgttgatcacacagtcttcatagatcgatatctaggctatatatggacccatttaatcgaaaaaaagacccaatagtgtttatgggacatctaggagtgccaacaaagaagatggtcaaaggtaatgaatgttttatattttatatgtgcgttttgtgtagctccgactatgctaattattttgtttacgtcccctgcgggtcttttggggtgttacatgctatcagataaaagcttctcatgctttcgccgaaaagcattttaaaaatctgacttgttgcctgcattcacaatgagtgtagctttaattcaatactctgcatgtgtattttaatgaacgtttgagttttaacgagtgctattagcatttagcgtagagcatttgcatttccagatgtctagatgggacgcctgcatgtcaggtaggagcaagaggttaaacaacCTGTCAATCTTGTTACATTTTTTTCAACTAATTTAAAATCACTCGGAAGTGAAAGCTTTAAATTACTCCCTATATGGTCACAGTTCCTTTCAGCCAGTAGGGGCATACCAGAGATAGAATTAGAGGACTTTTCTGTGCGTCTGTGTTTGAGCGCATGGGCAGAGCCAGAGACAAAGAGGTGAAGCATGAGTGTTTACTCCACCCAAAATATGTCCATGAAAATAAGACCACAAAGTGGGgaatttttgtatggaggtcagaGCATGTCTAATTTAGTCAACAAAAAAAGGAATTGCTAATTTGCtacgtgaggcttatttgatctaaTAGAAGTTTCATACTGGTTAGGTTCCGAATGCACTGATATGTAGGATTTCAAATTCAAAAATAACTACATTATACCGGATTTGTCTGTTgttcattggctagaatggtcccacctggtCTCGCCTCATCCCTCCAGCCTTCCATCAAAGACAGTACAGCgcttccatctttgaggacatgcatttccattgttagagtggTCACTcgactatcttgtcaatataacaGATCATCTTGAGCAGCACCATTGAggacatctccattttgaagtagtccattttcttctAGTACTTCTATGAGTTGGTGTGCATAATGCCACttggagtgtgttgtttgaacaggtataaagccaaggttggtgatttaccgcaacctgcagttatggaatgcTTGCTCTCAAGTacaattcattggctgatccctcccgAGGACCTGGACGGAATCCCGAGGACCTGGACGGAATCCCGAGGACCTGGACGGAATCCCGAGGACCTGGACGGAATCCCGAGGACCTGGACGGAATCCCGAGGACCTGGATGTCCCTTCCTTAACCCATAGTTGACAACTTTAAAACGGTGGAAGCCCTCAATAAATATGTCCAAAAACAGGTTATCCATCTGGAgacctccatcattctctatGGGGCATACATATAAGCCACATGACAGCAAGCACTTACAACTGCTTCCTGATGCGTAACGACACCAGCTGGGCTGACTTCCTCTTGGAGCGAGGAGTCAAGGCAATCGACTGCATGGGAGAATCCTCAGAGTCCTCCTCCGCCCTGAGACACACAGACAATAATAAGAAATATAAATAACTGAATAGGATCATAAGAACAGAGTAATCAATAATGTGACTGATCAATCAGACTGTTAGATACTCACAGCACCCCCAGAGCAGGCTCTCTAATGGCCATGGCAGACTCTTTCCTCCTGGAGGGGGTGGTAGCTCTTTGGGAAGACAGAAAAGCGTACGAGTCAAGACACTCAATTTGCAATGTACTATTACTGCGAATGTGACTTGTCTATTGGTTAAGGTGACTTAGCTGCCCGTAGTAAACACACTGCTTATCAACATCGGCTAAGTGACGTCTCTCATTAGCTGTGGATTTTTAACCCATCTCAAATGAAGCCAGTGGAACTATGTACCATCTGCTGCGAAGCCATGTCTGAAGAAAGACAGGCAAGCTCCCACCAAGTGCTCCAATCTGACCGCTATACCCCGCCTACACCACCACACCCGTGCTCCTGTCACCGGACCTGGGGTGGCGCACTCACTTCTGTCCCTTAACATAGTTCctcctgggggtggcctgtctcTTCTTGGGGGTGTTGGCAGAGCCAGCGTCTGTAGGTAACCCTGCCTCAAATACCTCATCCTCTAGGGCCAGGGGAATCACTGCCAGCAACAGGTCACTGTAGAGGAAGGGAACACACTGGCTTACTGATACTAGTCACAGTATattagagcaccctgggatgatGGTGGTAAAGCTTCCACAACCAGGACATTGAGCTTAGAGGACCCTGGGATGATGTTACAGCTTCCACAACCAGGACATTGAGCTTAGAGGACCCTGGGATGATGTTACAGCTTCCACAACCAGGACATTGAGCTTAGAGGACCCTGGGATGATGTTACAGCTTCCACAACCAGGACATTGAGCTTAGAGGACCCTGGGATGATGTTACAGCTTCCACAACCAGGACATTGAGCTTAGAGGACCCTGGGATGATGTTAAAGCTTCCACAACCGG
Encoded proteins:
- the orc1 gene encoding origin recognition complex subunit 1 isoform X22, with translation MVRYFTRLRVRRIYKWGGRPYVFDRKLKSYGFEYLNMSVEGQEAVTTVTPGQYILIEGNDDEYPFVAKLLKFFGDESHKQKKALVQWFLRLSEVPQNKKLLLGRSPHPQEIFYYLGRACDDVIDAESILGTVHVQHVPEDTPFPEPGTKDTLYVKLSWDTKAFNVLDPVLMQDIPASTPPKPLPLFPPCASLVATPVSRGLVRRALPTPDPTVMRRAGSVSDTRATMSAGKRSTLEAESIHSASKLSASKILSAKRRGSAADTPGVRKKLQLSIGASPGKRMTRADVLCELLDEEMESEKVISLKLSSSVSHSLQHGCSLSPMRSGCKTPNGQRRFPWKLSSISLDRLSPTALGEQDLSSDLLLAVIPLALEDEVFEAGLPTDAGSANTPKKRQATPRRNYVKGQKATTPSRRKESAMAIREPALGVLAEEDSEDSPMQSIALTPRSKRKSAQLVSLRIRKQLNLLDNTQELISDGDDDCFVPSNKDLQSSSDEEKTDSEEESMVKKTRGRNCKTSFRTPHKTPSKKDLQSSSDEEKTDSEEETIIKKTRGRNCKTSVRTPHKTPSKKDLQSSSDEEKTDSEEETIIKKTRGRNCKTSVRTPRKTPSKKDLQSSSDEEKTDSEEETMVKKTRGRNCKTSVRTPHKTPSKKVTPSTPRHATPNIPSRTVPARQPGNILEEARARLHVSSVPESLPCREQEFQDIYNFVESKVMDGTGGCMYISGVPGTGKTATIHEVIRCLQHASDMDEIPTFRFIEINGMKMTDPHQAYVQILQKLTDQKVTADHAAALLEKRFSNPAPKKETTVLLVDELDLLWTRKQNVMYNLFDWPTRRHARLVVLTIANTMDLPERIMINRVASRLGLTRMSFQPYSFKQLQQIITSRLNKVKAFEEDALQLVSRKVAALSGDARRCLDICRRATEICEHSASHPSSAGLVRMSHVMEALDEMFSSSYITAIRCASLQEQLFLRAVIAEFRRLGLEEATFQQVFVQHRALSRVEGLQPISVSDGLAVCQRLGACRLLLLEASRLDMLQRVRLNVSQDDVLYALKAVRD
- the orc1 gene encoding origin recognition complex subunit 1 isoform X16; this encodes MVRYFTRLRVRRIYKWGGRPYVFDRKLKSYGFEYLNMSVEGQEAVTTVTPGQYILIEGNDDEYPFVAKLLKFFGDESHKQKKALVQWFLRLSEVPQNKKLLLGRSPHPQEIFYYLGRACDDVIDAESILGTVHVQHVPEDTPFPEPGTKDTLYVKLSWDTKAFNVLDPVLMQDIPASTPPKPLPLFPPCASLVATPVSRGLVRRALPTPDPTVMRRAGSVSDTRATMSAGKRSTLEAESIHSASKLSASKILSAKRRGSAADTPGVRKKLQLSIGASPGKRMTRADVLCELLDEEMESEKVISLKLSSSVSHSLQHGCSLSPMRSGCKTPNGQRRFPWKLSSISLDRLSPTALGEQDLSRATTPSRRKESAMAIREPALGVLAEEDSEDSPMQSIALTPRSKRKSAQLVSLRIRKQLNLLDNTQELISDGDDDCFVPSNKDLQSSSDEEKTDSEEESMVKKTRGRNCKTSFRTPHKTPSKKDLQSSSDEEKTDSEEETIIKKTRGRNCKTSVRTPHKTPSKKDLQSSSDEEKTDSEEETMVKKTRGRNCKTSVRTPHKTPSKKDLQSSSDEEKTDSEEETIIKKTRGRNCKTSVRTPRKTPSKKDLQSSSDEEKTDSEEETIIKKTRGRNCKTSVRTPHKTPSKKDLQSSSDEEKTDSEEETMVKKTRGRNCKTSVRTPHKTPSKKVTPSTPRHATPNIPSRTVPARQPGNILEEARARLHVSSVPESLPCREQEFQDIYNFVESKVMDGTGGCMYISGVPGTGKTATIHEVIRCLQHASDMDEIPTFRFIEINGMKMTDPHQAYVQILQKLTDQKVTADHAAALLEKRFSNPAPKKETTVLLVDELDLLWTRKQNVMYNLFDWPTRRHARLVVLTIANTMDLPERIMINRVASRLGLTRMSFQPYSFKQLQQIITSRLNKVKAFEEDALQLVSRKVAALSGDARRCLDICRRATEICEHSASHPSSAGLVRMSHVMEALDEMFSSSYITAIRCASLQEQLFLRAVIAEFRRLGLEEATFQQVFVQHRALSRVEGLQPISVSDGLAVCQRLGACRLLLLEASRLDMLQRVRLNVSQDDVLYALKAVRD
- the orc1 gene encoding origin recognition complex subunit 1 isoform X23; its protein translation is MVRYFTRLRVRRIYKWGGRPYVFDRKLKSYGFEYLNMSVEGQEAVTTVTPGQYILIEGNDDEYPFVAKLLKFFGDESHKQKKALVQWFLRLSEVPQNKKLLLGRSPHPQEIFYYLGRACDDVIDAESILGTVHVQHVPEDTPFPEPGTKDTLYVKLSWDTKAFNVLDPVLMQDIPASTPPKPLPLFPPCASLVATPVSRGLVRRALPTPDPTVMRRAGSVSDTRATMSAGKRSTLEAESIHSASKLSASKILSAKRRGSAADTPGVRKKLQLSIGASPGKRMTRADVLCELLDEEMESEKVISLKLSSSVSHSLQHGCSLSPMRSGCKTPNGQRRFPWKLSSISLDRLSPTALGEQDLSSDLLLAVIPLALEDEVFEAGLPTDAGSANTPKKRQATPRRNYVKGQKATTPSRRKESAMAIREPALGVLAEEDSEDSPMQSIALTPRSKRKSAQLVSLRIRKQLNLLDNTQELISDGDDDCFVPSNKDLQSSSDEEKTDSEEESMVKKTRGRNCKTSFRTPHKTPSKKDLQSSSDEEKTDSEEETIIKKTRGRNCKTSVRTPHKTPSKKDLQSSSDEEKTDSEEETIIKKTRGRNCKTSVRTPHKTPSKKDLQSSSDEEKTDSEEETMVKKTRGRNCKTSVRTPHKTPSKKVTPSTPRHATPNIPSRTVPARQPGNILEEARARLHVSSVPESLPCREQEFQDIYNFVESKVMDGTGGCMYISGVPGTGKTATIHEVIRCLQHASDMDEIPTFRFIEINGMKMTDPHQAYVQILQKLTDQKVTADHAAALLEKRFSNPAPKKETTVLLVDELDLLWTRKQNVMYNLFDWPTRRHARLVVLTIANTMDLPERIMINRVASRLGLTRMSFQPYSFKQLQQIITSRLNKVKAFEEDALQLVSRKVAALSGDARRCLDICRRATEICEHSASHPSSAGLVRMSHVMEALDEMFSSSYITAIRCASLQEQLFLRAVIAEFRRLGLEEATFQQVFVQHRALSRVEGLQPISVSDGLAVCQRLGACRLLLLEASRLDMLQRVRLNVSQDDVLYALKAVRD
- the orc1 gene encoding origin recognition complex subunit 1 isoform X17 is translated as MVRYFTRLRVRRIYKWGGRPYVFDRKLKSYGFEYLNMSVEGQEAVTTVTPGQYILIEGNDDEYPFVAKLLKFFGDESHKQKKALVQWFLRLSEVPQNKKLLLGRSPHPQEIFYYLGRACDDVIDAESILGTVHVQHVPEDTPFPEPGTKDTLYVKLSWDTKAFNVLDPVLMQDIPASTPPKPLPLFPPCASLVATPVSRGLVRRALPTPDPTVMRRAGSVSDTRATMSAGKRSTLEAESIHSASKLSASKILSAKRRGSAADTPGVRKKLQLSIGASPGKRMTRADVLCELLDEEMESEKVISLKLSSSVSHSLQHGCSLSPMRSGCKTPNGQRRFPWKLSSISLDRLSPTALGEQDLSSDLLLAVIPLALEDEVFEAGLPTDAGSANTPKKRQATPRRNYVKGQKATTPSRRKESAMAIREPALGVLAEEDSEDSPMQSIALTPRSKRKSAQLVSLRIRKQLNLLDNTQELISDGDDDCFVPSNKDLQSSSDEEKTDSEEESMVKKTRGRNCKTSFRTPHKTPSKKDLQSSSDEEKTDSEEETIIKKTRGRNCKTSVRTPHKTPSKKDLQSSSDEEKTDSEEETMVKKTRGRNCKTSVRTPHKTPSKKDLQSSSDEEKTDSEEETMVKKTRGRNCKTSVRTPHKTPSKKVTPSTPRHATPNIPSRTVPARQPGNILEEARARLHVSSVPESLPCREQEFQDIYNFVESKVMDGTGGCMYISGVPGTGKTATIHEVIRCLQHASDMDEIPTFRFIEINGMKMTDPHQAYVQILQKLTDQKVTADHAAALLEKRFSNPAPKKETTVLLVDELDLLWTRKQNVMYNLFDWPTRRHARLVVLTIANTMDLPERIMINRVASRLGLTRMSFQPYSFKQLQQIITSRLNKVKAFEEDALQLVSRKVAALSGDARRCLDICRRATEICEHSASHPSSAGLVRMSHVMEALDEMFSSSYITAIRCASLQEQLFLRAVIAEFRRLGLEEATFQQVFVQHRALSRVEGLQPISVSDGLAVCQRLGACRLLLLEASRLDMLQRVRLNVSQDDVLYALKAVRD
- the orc1 gene encoding origin recognition complex subunit 1 isoform X27 codes for the protein MVRYFTRLRVRRIYKWGGRPYVFDRKLKSYGFEYLNMSVEGQEAVTTVTPGQYILIEGNDDEYPFVAKLLKFFGDESHKQKKALVQWFLRLSEVPQNKKLLLGRSPHPQEIFYYLGRACDDVIDAESILGTVHVQHVPEDTPFPEPGTKDTLYVKLSWDTKAFNVLDPVLMQDIPASTPPKPLPLFPPCASLVATPVSRGLVRRALPTPDPTVMRRAGSVSDTRATMSAGKRSTLEAESIHSASKLSASKILSAKRRGSAADTPGVRKKLQLSIGASPGKRMTRADVLCELLDEEMESEKVISLKLSSSVSHSLQHGCSLSPMRSGCKTPNGQRRFPWKLSSISLDRLSPTALGEQDLSSDLLLAVIPLALEDEVFEAGLPTDAGSANTPKKRQATPRRNYVKGQKATTPSRRKESAMAIREPALGVLAEEDSEDSPMQSIALTPRSKRKSAQLVSLRIRKQLNLLDNTQELISDGDDDCFVPSNKDLQSSSDEEKTDSEEESMVKKTRGRNCKTSFRTPHKTPSKKDLQSSSDEEKTDSEETIIKKTRGRNCKTSVRTPRKTPSKKDLQSSSDEEKTDSEEETIIKKTRGRNCKTSVRTPHKTPSKKDLQSSSDEEKTDSEEETMVKKTRGRNCKTSVRTPHKTPSKKVTPSTPRHATPNIPSRTVPARQPGNILEEARARLHVSSVPESLPCREQEFQDIYNFVESKVMDGTGGCMYISGVPGTGKTATIHEVIRCLQHASDMDEIPTFRFIEINGMKMTDPHQAYVQILQKLTDQKVTADHAAALLEKRFSNPAPKKETTVLLVDELDLLWTRKQNVMYNLFDWPTRRHARLVVLTIANTMDLPERIMINRVASRLGLTRMSFQPYSFKQLQQIITSRLNKVKAFEEDALQLVSRKVAALSGDARRCLDICRRATEICEHSASHPSSAGLVRMSHVMEALDEMFSSSYITAIRCASLQEQLFLRAVIAEFRRLGLEEATFQQVFVQHRALSRVEGLQPISVSDGLAVCQRLGACRLLLLEASRLDMLQRVRLNVSQDDVLYALKAVRD